The Flavobacterium sp. K5-23 genome segment TTTTTCAACAGTAATATTTTTCGTTTTCGCATGGATTTCAAAATCTTTAATGATTTCTAAAACATCATAAGCTATAGATTTAGATTTAGAAAAATCAATAACCACTTTAGAATCTTCAGTGATCAAATCCAGCGTTTCTATAATACTTGCTTTATTGAAAAAGGAAACCTCTTGAGCTAGAACAATATGATGTACTACTTGACCGTCCTCATTTTTAACCCTATCCTTCAAATGATGTGAGTTCCTGTAACTATGACGTAACGTATAAAATATTCCAAAAAGAATTCCAACAGTAATTCCCTTAAGTAAATCAGTAGCTAATATAGCAACAACAGTCATTGTAAAAGGAATGAATTGTTCCCACCCTAATTTGTACATCTCTGTAAAAAGTGCTGGCTTAGCTAATTTGTATCCTACCATTAATAATATAGCAGCCAAACTCGCTAATGGGATCATATTCATCAAACTAGCGATAGTTACTGCGCTTATCAACAAGAAGAAACCATGAAGAATAGCAGACATTTTAGTTTTGGCTCCAAAATTAATATTCGCTGAACTTCGAACAATAACTTGTGTAATAGGCAAGCCTCCTATTAATCCTGAAACAATATTCCCTAAACCTTGTGCTTTTAATTCTCTATTTGTTGGCGTAATTCTTCTGTCTGGATCTAATTTATCAGTTGCCTCAACACAAAGTAAAGTTTCTAAACTACCAACAATAGCTATTACTATCGCAACTTTATAAACTTCAATATTAGTCAATGCTGAAAAATCAGGAAATGTAAATTGAGTTAAAAAATCACTAAACGAACTTGGAACTGGCAGTGAAACAACCTGTTTAGCAGATAAAGAATAATCTAATATTCCGTTTTGAAAGCAATAATTCATTAAAATACCAAATGCAACCACAACAATAGGACCTTGTATAATTTGGAAAATCTTATGTTTTTTCATTAAAACTTTATCCCAAAAAATCAAAATCGCTAAAGATATTGCACCAATAAGAACAGCGCCTGGCGTGATGAAATTTAATGCCTGCCCTATCTCTGACAAAGTATTCTGACCATCAGCTTGCATAAAAGCATCGTCCCCCATAGCGTCTTTATCCCAACCTAACGCATGCGGAATTTGTTTAAGAATTATTAACAGACCAATACCTGTAAGCATTCCTTTAATTACTGAATTTGGAAAAAAGTAAGCAACAAACCCTGCTTTAGCATATCCCAAAGCCAATTGAATCATTCCTGAAATAACAACAGCCATTAAAAACATTTCCCAAGACCCCAAAGTTGCGATTGATGTTAAAACTATAACGGCCAATCCAGCCGCAGGTCCACTAACTCCAAGTGGTGATCCACTCGCTGAACCCACAATAATTCCTCCAACGATTCCAGCAATAATTCCTGAAAACAATGGTGCTCCTGAGGCCAAAGCAATACCTAGACATAATGGCAAGGCTACAAAAAACACAATGATACTCGCTGGAAAATCATTTTTTAATTCTTTAAACATATTTTTTAATTCCATATGATCAATTAATTTTAAGGTTAACTTCTCAAAGATAGATAAATATCTATAATGATAGTAATACTATCTTAAATAATTGTAAAATGTTTTTTACTACATTTGTATAAACTAAACTTCCTTTAGTCATTGCTTAACACATACCTTTGGCAAACCCCAATAAACAGTACCCAAATGGAATTACAATTACAAATAAAAATGAATGAGGCCTTATACCTGCGTAATCCTGAGCAATCAGAGTTAGGTAAAAAGATAATCAAGCATAGTATTGTAATGATCCATGAAAATGGGTTTGAAGCACTTACCTTTAAAAAACTAGCAGAAGACATAGGAACCACGGAAGCGGGTATTTACAGGTATTTTGAAAACAAACACCTCTTATTAACCTACATTATTTCTTGGTACTGGAGTTGGGTAGAATACCAGATTCTTTTTCAAACAAACAATGTCAAGAACCCTACTGTAAAGCTTAAGAAAGTAATAAAAATATTAGCATCGGCTGTAGAAGACGATGACACTACAAGTTATGTAAACGAGAGTTTACTACACCAAATTGTAATTGCTGAAGGATCAAAAGTGTATTTAACGAAGCAAGTGGGAGAAGATAACAAGCACCATTTATTCAAACCTTACAAAGATTTATGTGCAGCAATTGGCGACTTAATATTAGAATGTAATCCAAAATACAAATACCCTAGATCATTAGCCACAACCATAATTGAAATGGCGCATTTTCAAAATTTCTTTATGAAAAACCTGCCTTCTTTAACTGATTTTGGAAAAAGTAAAGAAGACTCTAAAATCATAGCTTTCTTAAGCGATTTAGTATTCTCAAGCATCAAATAAGGAGTTGTTGTTTTTTCGAAAAATAGCTTTCTTAATATCTAAAAATGGAAATTATTTTTTCTCGGCCTTTTGTCTGTACGCCTTTTCTAATGTAAAAGAAAATTCAGATCCCTCTCCGTATTCGCTTTCAACATATATTTTTTCTTTATGGGCTTCGATAATATGTTTCACGATGGCTAATCCTAGACCAGATCCACCTTCAGAACGGGAACCACTTTTATTTACACGATAAAAACGCTCGAACACTCTTGGAATATTTTGTTTCTCAATTCCCTCTCCGTTATCGCTTATTCTTATTAATATTTTTTTCTTGGTTAAACTCACAACTGCTATTTCAGTAGTTCCATTTTCTTTTCCGTATTTAATTGAATTCACAATCAAATTCTCAACGATTTGCTGAATCCTGTCTTTATCTCCTTTTACAAAATGTGGTTTGATGTCACTACTTTCAAACTTTAAAGTAATATTCTTTTTATCGGCTTTCATTTCTAATAAATCAAAACCGTTTTGGATTAATTCCACAATATCAAATTCAGACATTTCCAGATTTAAATCCCCCACCTCAAGCTTGGCAATCATATCTAAATCTTCCACGATATAGATTAATCGCTCCACCCCTTTTTCGGCACGTTTTAAATATTTTTTTCGAATGGTTTTATCCTCCATCGCACCATCTAACAAGGTCGAAATATAACCTTGTACAGTAAATAAAGGTGTTTTCAATTCGTGAGAAACATTTCCAAGAAACTCTCTTCTATATTGCTCCCTAATTTCAAGCATTTCGATTTCCAGTTTTTTATCAGTCGCAAATTTCCTTACTTCTCTGGTTAAAGTCTCCATATCAGTAGTAATGGGCTGGTTGATGAGACTGCTGGATTCTAATAAGGATACGTCGTCATAAATTCTTTTTACTCTTCTATATATAAATCGTTCTACTCTATATTGTAATACTAAAAATGAAAAAACACCCATCCCTATAAAGAAGATTCCGGCAAACAACACTAATTTATCTCCTGAATTACGGAACAGCCCTGCAGCCAACATCGTCACAAACCCTGTTGAAAATAGACTGATATATAACGCTGATTTTATAGCGAACTTATAGGTTTTTTTAAAATTTAATTTCATTTACGCATTGCTTTTAATAGAAGATTTTAGAATTGATATGAATTTTAAACTTCAAACTTATAACCAACTCCTTTTATCGTTTTAAAAAAGTCCTCTCCTATTTTTTCTCGTAGTTTCCTGATATGAACGTCGATAGTCCTTCCGCCAACAACGACTTCATTTCCCCAAACTTTATCAAGAATTTCATCACGTTTAAAAACTTTTCCC includes the following:
- a CDS encoding cell wall metabolism sensor histidine kinase WalK, translated to MKLNFKKTYKFAIKSALYISLFSTGFVTMLAAGLFRNSGDKLVLFAGIFFIGMGVFSFLVLQYRVERFIYRRVKRIYDDVSLLESSSLINQPITTDMETLTREVRKFATDKKLEIEMLEIREQYRREFLGNVSHELKTPLFTVQGYISTLLDGAMEDKTIRKKYLKRAEKGVERLIYIVEDLDMIAKLEVGDLNLEMSEFDIVELIQNGFDLLEMKADKKNITLKFESSDIKPHFVKGDKDRIQQIVENLIVNSIKYGKENGTTEIAVVSLTKKKILIRISDNGEGIEKQNIPRVFERFYRVNKSGSRSEGGSGLGLAIVKHIIEAHKEKIYVESEYGEGSEFSFTLEKAYRQKAEKK
- a CDS encoding SulP family inorganic anion transporter, which translates into the protein MELKNMFKELKNDFPASIIVFFVALPLCLGIALASGAPLFSGIIAGIVGGIIVGSASGSPLGVSGPAAGLAVIVLTSIATLGSWEMFLMAVVISGMIQLALGYAKAGFVAYFFPNSVIKGMLTGIGLLIILKQIPHALGWDKDAMGDDAFMQADGQNTLSEIGQALNFITPGAVLIGAISLAILIFWDKVLMKKHKIFQIIQGPIVVVAFGILMNYCFQNGILDYSLSAKQVVSLPVPSSFSDFLTQFTFPDFSALTNIEVYKVAIVIAIVGSLETLLCVEATDKLDPDRRITPTNRELKAQGLGNIVSGLIGGLPITQVIVRSSANINFGAKTKMSAILHGFFLLISAVTIASLMNMIPLASLAAILLMVGYKLAKPALFTEMYKLGWEQFIPFTMTVVAILATDLLKGITVGILFGIFYTLRHSYRNSHHLKDRVKNEDGQVVHHIVLAQEVSFFNKASIIETLDLITEDSKVVIDFSKSKSIAYDVLEIIKDFEIHAKTKNITVEKIKFSPSL
- a CDS encoding TetR/AcrR family transcriptional regulator — encoded protein: MELQLQIKMNEALYLRNPEQSELGKKIIKHSIVMIHENGFEALTFKKLAEDIGTTEAGIYRYFENKHLLLTYIISWYWSWVEYQILFQTNNVKNPTVKLKKVIKILASAVEDDDTTSYVNESLLHQIVIAEGSKVYLTKQVGEDNKHHLFKPYKDLCAAIGDLILECNPKYKYPRSLATTIIEMAHFQNFFMKNLPSLTDFGKSKEDSKIIAFLSDLVFSSIK